A single region of the Sorghum bicolor cultivar BTx623 chromosome 7, Sorghum_bicolor_NCBIv3, whole genome shotgun sequence genome encodes:
- the LOC8077842 gene encoding probable CCR4-associated factor 1 homolog 6 has product MAASPPAAEGPDAVEIREVWAGNLEEEFAVIRAVVDAYPYVAMDTEFPGFVVKPSAEYRFTCDRNYAALEGNVNVLKLIQLGLTLSNGAGALPPCGTGGRGCIWQFNFRGFDPHTDPSSNDSIDLLRRSGIDFDRFAAEGVDSTRFAELMMSSGIVLNDDVQWVTFHSGHDFGYLLRLLTGREMPNTLDEFLKLTKTFFPVLYDIKHLMKFCGGGLYGGLSKLGELLKVERVGIGHQAGSDSLLTLQCFMKLKQLYLNESVKLYDGVLFGLIPGEVEIKPAAPPIE; this is encoded by the coding sequence ATGGCTGCCTCTCCGCCCGCCGCCGAGGGCCCCGACGCCGTGGAGATCCGCGAAGTCTGGGCGGGGAACCTGGAGGAGGAGTTCGCGGTGATCCGCGCCGTCGTCGACGCGTACCCGTACGTCGCCATGGACACGGAGTTCCCCGGCTTCGTGGTCAAGCCCAGCGCCGAGTACCGGTTCACCTGCGACCGCAACTACGCCGCCCTCGAGGGCAACGTCAACGTGCTCAAGCTCATCCAGCTTGGCCTCACCCTCTCCAACGGGGCGGGTGCGCTCCCGCCGTGCGGCACGGGGGGGCGGGGCTGCATCTGGCAGTTCAACTTCCGGGGCTTCGACCCGCACACCGACCCTTCCAGCAACGACTCCATCGACCTGCTCCGCCGCAGTGGCATCGACTTCGACCGCTTTGCGGCCGAGGGGGTCGATTCCACCCGCTTCGCCGAGCTGATGATGTCGTCTGGTATCGTGCTGAACGACGATGTCCAGTGGGTCACCTTCCATAGTGGCCACGACTTCGGCTACCTCCTCAGGCTGCTCACCGGACGGGAAATGCCCAACACCTTGGATGAGTTCCTGAAGCTCACCAAGACCTTCTTCCCGGTGCTGTACGACATCAAGCATCTCATGAAGTTCTGTGGCGGTGGCCTGTATGGTGGGCTGAGCAAACTTGGGGAGCTGCTCAAGGTCGAGCGTGTTGGGATCGGCCACCAGGCTGGTTCTGATTCGCTGCTGACCCTGCAGTGCTTCATGAAGCTCAAGCAGTTGTACTTAAATGAGTCTGTCAAGTTGTATGATGGTGTGTTGTTTGGGCTTATTCCTGGGGAAGTGGAGATCAAACCTGCTGCTCCGCCCATTGAATGA
- the LOC8077843 gene encoding stromal cell-derived factor 2-like protein, whose product MAASLLVLAVAVLVAVGPGGIDGGAAAPVEVEGSEVTYGSVIKLMHEKTKHRLHSHDVPYGSGSGQQSVTGFPEGDDSNSYWIIRPTPDSSSKQGDAIETGGIIKLQHMRTRRWLHSHLHASPLSGNLEVSCFGGDELSDTGDYWRLEIEGGGKVWKRDQKVRLRHVDTGGYLHSHNKKYNRLGGGQQEVCGVREKRAENIWLAAEGVYLPVTGSK is encoded by the exons ATGGCCGCGTCGCTACTCGTGCTCGCCGTGGCGGTCCTGGTTGCCGTTGGCCCCGGCGGCATCGATGGGGGCGCAGCTGCTCCCGTGGAGGTGGAGGGCTCCGAG GTGACCTACGGGAGTGTGATCAAGCTGATGCACGAGAAGACGAAGCACCGTCTGCACTCGCATGATGTGCCCTATGGCTCAGGCAGCGGTCAGCAGTCTGTCACCGGCTTTCCTGAAGGCGATGACTCAAATAGCTACTGG ATCATAAGGCCTACTCCAGATTCATCGTCTAAGCAAGGCGATGCCATCGAAACTGGTGGCATCATCAAGTTGCAACACATGAGGACACGGAGATGGTTGCACAGTCACTTGCACGCTTCACCGTTATCTGGTAACCTTGAG GTTAGCTGTTTCGGTGGGGATGAATTGTCAGATACTGGTGACTATTGGAG GCTAGAAATTGAAGGAGGTGGAAAAGTATGGAAAAGGGATCAAAAGGTACGACTTAGACATGTCGACACTGGAGGTTATCTGCATAGTCACAACAAGAAGTACAATCGCCTTGGTGGTGGGCAGCAAGAG GTCTGTGGTGTCCGAGAGAAGCGAGCTGAGAACATTTGGTTGGCAGCAGAGGGTGTTTATCTCCCAGTTACCGGAAGCAAGTGA